The proteins below come from a single Magallana gigas chromosome 10, xbMagGiga1.1, whole genome shotgun sequence genomic window:
- the LOC136272206 gene encoding uncharacterized protein, translating to MPKSYKCAVCGRTHLKQRRPIKTKELKRYVTKLINREIHIDDVICNKCRAQYSKTVIKSEKTQKEASLIEGVISEEEDSNYLVNIETSTAEHLQSPKNITLKVHSTTSSHKYCVICKEYLSKGRKSSVVPLNARTQSFIEKGIFINSKARCCVNHLINKLFTKESLKLLKSKYIETSFNRTDIVTLLENVRKTLALSSCLNFENVHLLSDSVCYSLTGITKENFEDIVSHLSTLRNSSVRTINTCVAILLTKLRTGLPNHLLGVIFSLSKDQIQRCIHSGRNCLMKDFVPLHIGFQHISHEDFVSRHTTPLSKQLFSSHDDDAAIVVLDGTYVYIQKSSNYTFQRMSYSLHKHRPLVKPMVIVGTDGYILSILGPYYAKNNDALITKHILKTNTDGMKSWLNDNDIFIVDRGFRDVSGYLIEEGYEVKMPQYLQKGNSQHSTEEANTSRLVTKVRWVVESVNARIKQWKFFDKVVSNHYIPYIGDFLHIVCALFNCYRPHLADMDSSSKEIAKKMLERSLKGNDVQKMVEEEGLLRKRSVFKKVNMNTSDTAVPLPEFPILSMEKLREITFGIYQLKEAKNYVLDNFTEDQFEVFVCNSVENLLRVKLRSRHSNSVRHTAFIHFTLDGEISGWYCTCKVGARVVGCCAHVASVLWYLGYFRFLGTQLHPLKFHGSMTDASLLPETDSESESEEIPEE from the coding sequence ATGCCCAAGTCATACAAATGTGCTGTTTGTGGTAGGACACATTTGAAGCAGAGGCGACCTATCAAAACAAAAGAGCTGAAAAGATATGTGACTAAATTAATCAACAGAGAAATTCATATTGATGATGTGATTTGTAATAAGTGTAGAGCTCAGTACAGTAAAACTGTGATTAAATCAGAAAAGACACAAAAAGAAGCGTCCCTCATTGAAGGTGTTATATCAGAGGAGGAGGACTCAAATTATTTAGTCAATATTGAAACTTCAACTGCAGAACATTTGCAAAGTCCCAAGAATATAACATTAAAAGTTCACTCGACTACATCCTCTCATAAGTACTGTGTAATTTGCAAAGAATATCTCAGCAAAGGAAGAAAATCATCTGTTGTACCTCTAAATGCCAGAACACAATCATTTATCGAAAAAGGAATATTCATAAACAGCAAAGCACGTTGTTGTGTTAATCATTtgattaacaaattatttacaaagGAATCACTGAAGCTACTAAAATCCAAATATATAGAAACTTCATTCAACAGAACTGATATTGTAACTTTATTGgaaaatgtaagaaaaactTTGGCCCTCTCCAGTTGCTTAAACTTTGAGAATGTGCATCTATTATCAGACAGTGTATGTTACAGTTTAACTGGAATTACAAAAGAAAACTTTGAAGACATTGTATCCCATTTATCAACTTTGAGAAACAGCAGTGTTCGGACAATCAACACCTGTGTTGCCATTTTACTGACAAAGCTCAGAACTGGTTTGCCAAACCATCTAttgggtgttatattttctCTCTCCAAAGATCAGATTCAGAGATGTATTCACAGTGGAAGGAATTGTTTGATGAAAGATTTTGTACCCCTACACATTGGATTTCAACATATATCACATGAAGATTTTGTTTCCAGGCATACTACACCTCTTTCCAAACAATTATTCTCAAGTCATGATGATGATGCTGCAATTGTTGTCTTGGATGGCACCTATGTGTACATCCAGAAGAGCTCAAACTATACCTTCCAAAGGATGTCATATAGCTTGCATAAACATAGACCCTTAGTTAAACCTATGGTCATTGTCGGAACTGATGGTTATATTTTGTCCATTTTGGGACCTTACTATGCGAAAAACAATGATGCCTTAATCacaaaacatattctgaaaacTAATACTGATGGAATGAAATCCTGGCTGAatgataatgatattttcataGTAGACCGTGGATTTAGGGATGTGTCTGGATATCTCATTGAGGAGGGATATGAAGTAAAAATGCCACAATATCTTCAAAAAGGCAACAGTCAGCACAGCACAGAAGAGGCTAATACAAGTAGACTTGTGACAAAAGTGAGATGGGTAGTTGAAAGTGTCAATGCAAGGATTAAACAATGGAAATTCTTTGATAAAGTAGTTTCCAACCATTACATACCATACATTGGCGATTTTCTACATATCGTTTGCGCATTATTTAACTGCTACCGTCCACACTTGGCAGACATGGATTCTTCCTCTAAAGAAATAGCAAAGAAAATGTTGGAGAGAAGTCTTAAGGGAAATGATGTTCAGAAAATGGTTGAAGAGGAAGGACTGCTAAGAAAAAGATCTGTTTTCAAAAAAGTTAATATGAACACCAGTGATACTGCAGTTCCCTTGCCTGAATTTCCCATATTGTCTATGGAAAAGCTGAGAGAAATTACATTTGGAATATATCAGTTAAAAGAGGCAAAAAACTATGTTTTGGATAATTTTACAGAAGATCAGTTTGAAGTGTTTGTGTGCAATTCAGTTGAAAACCTACTGAGAGTAAAACTGAGATCAAGACATTCTAACAGTGTCCGCCACACAGCGTTCATCCATTTTACTTTAGATGGCGAAATTAGTGGCTGGTACTGCACATGCAAAGTAGGGGCACGTGTTGTGGGATGCTGTGCCCATGTAGCCAGTGTCCTCTGGTATCTTGGATACTTTCGCTTTCTAGGAACTCAACTTCATCCTTTGAAGTTTCACGGTAGTATGACTGATGCCAGCCTCCTTCCAGAAACGGACAGTGAAAGTGAGAGTGAGGAAATCCCCGAAGAGTGA